A genomic region of Cannabis sativa cultivar Pink pepper isolate KNU-18-1 chromosome 1, ASM2916894v1, whole genome shotgun sequence contains the following coding sequences:
- the LOC115707112 gene encoding uncharacterized protein LOC115707112: MSTTIVTDPMVISSAPESQASKLVVQAEIEFAKCDCCGLTEECTPAYIERIRERFHGHWICGLCSEAIKYEIVRSKRLLSTEEAMTKHMNFFKKFKASGSTPPPDPTIHLISAMRQLLRRSFDSPRGLRSTPSSPMSKIDSEICGPGLTRSESCFSTLTR, translated from the coding sequence ATGTCAACAACAATAGTAACCGATCCAATGGTGATATCATCAGCCCCAGAAAGTCAAGCATCAAAACTGGTTGTTCAAGCCGAAATCGAGTTCGCCAAATGCGACTGCTGTGGATTAACAGAGGAGTGTACACCAGCTTACATAGAGCGAATCCGTGAACGATTCCATGGCCACTGGATTTGTGGACTGTGTTCTGAGGCTATTAAATATGAGATTGTTAGGTCCAAGAGGCTACTTAGCACTGAAGAAGCGATGACTAAGCACATGAACTTCTTCAAGAAATTTAAGGCCTCTGGCTCTACTCCTCCACCTGATCCCACAATCCACTTAATTTCGGCTATGAGACAACTTCTACGTCGGAGTTTTGATTCTCCCAGGGGTTTGAGATCAACTCCAAGCAGTCCCATGTCCAAAATCGACTCAGAGATTTGTGGTCCTGGCCTTACTAGATCCGAGAGTTGTTTTTCTACTTTGACACGTTGA